The following proteins are encoded in a genomic region of Cryptomeria japonica chromosome 11, Sugi_1.0, whole genome shotgun sequence:
- the LOC131060333 gene encoding uncharacterized protein LOC131060333, giving the protein MAFGVVIWVFFAALCLGSVIMASGANSGPNYNNNNNNDGVEYQMVPSTVSGQERAICYVRKSRCLLKILKCPRECPNRKPNTVYKNKKTKGCLVDCSNKCETTCKYRKPNCQGYGAICYDPRFVGGDGVMFYFHGAKDKDFALLSDRHFQINAHFIGTKPEGRDRPYTWVQALGLMFDSHTLTVAAKKTSKWDETVDHFIFTFDGKEFTIPEEALVQWTPPILGPSTMTIERIDNTNNVNLIVPGVVDIVMGVAPILEKENLMHNYQLPADDVFAHLEMQFKFFNLSSEVEGVLGQTYRPGFENPVKRGVPMPIMGGEDKYATSSLLSTNCNFCKYSSASYSSSKGFIINDMETFKAECSSNNGNGGMVCRR; this is encoded by the exons ATGGCTTTTGGTGTAGTGATATGGGTGTTCTTCGCTGCCCTCTGTTTGGGCAGTGTGATAATGGCGTCTGGAGCAAACAGCGGTCCCAattacaataacaacaacaataatgatGGTGTGGAGTATCAAATGGTGCCAAGTACCGTAAGTGGGCAAGAGAGGGCTATTTGCTATGTCAGAAAGAGCAGGTGTCTTTTGAAGATCTTGAAATGCCCTCGCGAGTGCCCCAATAGGAAACCCAACACAGTTTACAAGAACAAAAAGACCAAGGGATGCCTCGTCGATTGCAGCAACAAATGTGAGACCACCTGCAAAT ATAGGAAGCCTAATTGTCAGGGCTATGGAGCCATATGTTACGATCCTCGCTTTGTAGGAGGTGATGGTGTAATGTTCTACTTCCATGGTGCTAAAGATAAGGACTTTGCCCTCCTTTCTGATCGCCACTTTCAAATTAATGCCCACTTTATTGGTACAAAGCCTGAAGGTCGTGACCGCCCCTACACTTGGGTTCAAGCCTTAGGTCTCATGTTTGACTCCCACACCTTGACAGTTGCAGCCAAAAAAACCTCTAAATGGGATGAAACGGTCGACCACTTCATCTTCACTTTTGATGGCAAGGAATTCACCATTCCAG AGGAAGCTTTAGTTCAATGGACTCCTCCAATTTTGGGCCCAAGCACCATGACAATTGAGCGTATTGATAACACCAACAATGTCAATCTCATTGTTCCTGGGGTGGTTGATATAGTCATGGGTGTGGCCCCCATCTTGGAAAAAGAGAATCTCATGCACAACTACCAACTACCTGCTGATGATGTGTTTGCTCACTTGGAAATGCAATTCAAATTCTTTAATCTCTCATCTGAAGTGGAAGGTGTTCTAGGCCAAACTTATAGACCTGGGTTTGAAAACCCAGTTAAGAGGGGTGTCCCTATGCCCATCATGGGGGGTGAAGACAAATATGCTACATCTTCCTTGCTATCTACAAATTGCAACTTCTGCAAATATTCTTCTGCATCGTATTCCTCTTCTAAAGGATTTATCATAAATGATATGGAGACATTCAAAGCAGAGTGCAGTAGCAACAATGGAAATGGAGGCATGGTGTGCCGAAGGTAA